In Saccharomyces eubayanus strain FM1318 chromosome XV, whole genome shotgun sequence, a single window of DNA contains:
- the NOP10 gene encoding snoRNP complex protein NOP10 translates to MHLMYTLGPDGKRIYTLKKSTETGEITKSAHPARFSPDDKYSRQRVTLKKRFGLVPGQ, encoded by the coding sequence ATGCATTTGATGTACACTTTAGGCCCAGACGGCAAAAGAATCTACAcattgaagaagagcaCTGAGACCGGCGAAATTACAAAGTCTGCTCATCCAGCCAGATTTTCTCCAGATGACAAATATTCAAGACAAAGAGTtactttgaagaagaggttTGGTTTGGTACCCGGCCAATAA